From Oceanotoga teriensis, the proteins below share one genomic window:
- a CDS encoding metallophosphoesterase: protein MKVYISDLHIGDGESKDDFIYDSKLIKLLNEINHQNNELYIVGDFIELMDAKNKKYLLDTVDQYIKEYDYSLLDEIYLSHKKLFDKFKEISKNVKVRYIVGNHDYYLLFDPKLREKVCQICGNMEIIPYYYDELLEIFIIHGNQFDVINRLKYDEKNRIIPSFGEYMVKYMSNNFDNSLEGILPDDLISDYDNISPQLDVFQWLEYVNEKYKIGYDLKSKWVESFIDLIRTKQVKKWLKINFPAWHVFTNLFVNKIGGMEFGEAIVRSIMFFRGTKKSDHYLKVAKKLIKENFIIQKENLIGYSSKDIIIPKNNIKGLIMGHNHKPSFNVFTGNPMKFYANTGAWKHTVTKNYGIDSSEFIRKNLISYLTIIEKKKKLDIKLNTEQIF, encoded by the coding sequence AAATTATTAAATGAAATAAATCATCAAAACAATGAACTTTATATAGTTGGTGATTTTATTGAATTGATGGATGCAAAAAATAAAAAATATTTATTGGATACAGTAGATCAATATATTAAAGAATATGATTATTCACTATTAGATGAAATATATTTAAGTCATAAAAAACTTTTTGATAAGTTTAAAGAAATCAGCAAAAATGTAAAAGTAAGATATATAGTTGGAAATCATGATTATTATTTATTATTTGATCCTAAATTAAGAGAAAAGGTTTGTCAAATATGTGGGAATATGGAAATAATTCCTTATTATTATGATGAACTACTTGAAATATTTATTATACATGGAAATCAATTTGATGTTATAAATAGATTAAAATATGATGAAAAAAACAGAATAATACCTTCTTTTGGGGAGTATATGGTCAAATATATGAGTAATAATTTTGATAATTCTCTTGAAGGAATTTTACCAGATGATTTAATATCGGATTATGATAATATATCTCCTCAGCTAGATGTTTTCCAATGGCTTGAATATGTGAATGAAAAATATAAAATAGGTTATGATTTAAAATCAAAATGGGTTGAATCATTTATAGACTTAATAAGAACAAAACAAGTAAAAAAATGGCTTAAAATAAATTTTCCAGCTTGGCATGTATTCACAAACCTTTTTGTGAATAAAATAGGTGGAATGGAATTTGGAGAAGCAATTGTTAGAAGTATAATGTTTTTTCGTGGAACTAAAAAATCAGATCATTACTTGAAAGTGGCAAAAAAACTAATAAAAGAAAATTTTATAATTCAAAAAGAAAATCTTATAGGGTATAGTTCAAAAGATATAATAATACCAAAAAATAATATAAAAGGACTTATAATGGGACATAATCATAAACCAAGTTTTAATGTCTTTACTGGGAATCCTATGAAATTCTATGCTAATACTGGAGCTTGGAAACATACTGTAACTAAAAATTATGGTATTGATTCTTCAGAATTTATAAGGAAAAATTTAATATCTTATCTTACAATTATAGAAAAAAAGAAAAAATTAGATATAAAATTAAATACGGAACAAATATTTTAA
- a CDS encoding ABC transporter substrate-binding protein: MKKIFLMFFMIISLLGMAFNFYNPLGPTLLPAAGIYNTDIENLEKGYWKNIDEAQTLLLKGQADFIVLPVALGAQIIDKGANYKLAGVSLWKTFSLVGKTDIKSIKELENKEILTIHGPGQTGDLVLKILKEEKDMNFNIVYVKNGADIIQMLASGKYSYAVLPEPFVSLAEVKTSGKIKPILDIENLYANLTGQFARIPVAGLFVKNGIDQEYADKIIKEYEKSSNEYFKNNQDKAIEFVFEVMNGKMPKAVLKKAANRSYIKYIEDEDSVMKYFEVLKKYGILENYSERIFF, from the coding sequence ATGAAAAAGATATTTTTAATGTTTTTTATGATTATAAGTTTATTGGGAATGGCTTTTAATTTTTATAATCCACTTGGGCCAACACTTCTTCCGGCTGCGGGAATATATAATACAGACATAGAAAATCTTGAAAAAGGCTATTGGAAAAATATAGATGAAGCACAAACATTACTTTTAAAAGGTCAAGCAGATTTTATAGTTTTACCTGTTGCACTCGGTGCTCAAATAATAGATAAAGGGGCAAATTATAAACTCGCTGGGGTATCTTTATGGAAAACATTTTCTCTTGTTGGAAAAACAGATATAAAAAGTATAAAAGAACTTGAAAATAAAGAAATACTCACAATACACGGACCTGGTCAGACTGGAGATCTTGTTTTAAAAATATTGAAAGAAGAAAAAGATATGAATTTTAATATTGTTTATGTGAAAAATGGTGCTGATATAATTCAAATGCTTGCTTCTGGAAAATATTCATATGCTGTTTTACCAGAACCATTTGTATCACTTGCTGAAGTTAAAACATCTGGAAAGATAAAACCTATATTGGATATAGAAAATTTATATGCAAATTTAACTGGTCAATTTGCAAGAATCCCTGTTGCAGGATTGTTTGTAAAAAATGGAATAGATCAAGAATATGCTGATAAAATCATAAAAGAATACGAAAAATCTTCAAACGAATATTTCAAAAATAATCAAGATAAAGCAATAGAATTTGTTTTTGAAGTTATGAATGGAAAGATGCCAAAGGCTGTTTTAAAAAAAGCAGCTAATAGATCTTATATAAAATATATAGAAGATGAAGATTCTGTTATGAAATATTTTGAAGTGTTAAAAAAATATGGAATACTTGAAAACTACTCAGAAAGAATCTTTTTTTAA
- the ppdK gene encoding pyruvate, phosphate dikinase, with protein MAKKYVYSWGDGKAEGSGKLKDLLGGKGANLAEMSRLGVPVPPGFTITTEMCRFYWENGQKLPEILKEEAGIALKNLEKLSGKKFGDANNPLLVSVRSGAAISMPGMMDTILNLGLNDEVADGLAKLTNNPRFAWDSYRRFMQMLGDVALGIEHEKFEEKLNEIKAKKGVKNDLDLDSDDLHEVVKLYKEVYRSEGKEFPQEPVEQLWVAVEAVFASWNNKRAIKYREINGMDKMGLLGTAVNVQMMAFGNMGESSGTGVAFTRNPNTGEDKTYGEFLLNAQGEDVVAGIRTPQPLDQLKEINPEVHKELIDTMNRLETVFKDMQDIEFTIENGKLYFLQTRNGKRTAAAAVKIAVDMVNEGLITKGTAVTRVKPADIEKLLHPTFDIEELNKAEYFGKGLPASPGAATGMAVFNADDAEAKAKEGLPVILIRPETSPEDIGGMDAAEAILTSTGGMTSHAAVVARGMGKTAVVGAENIVINDKAKTAISNGITIKEGDWLSIEGTEGKVFAGKIKTIKPTGLEGDIKTLLDFADEVSDLGVRANADIPRDAKIAREFGARGIGLCRTEHMFFEGDRIKKMRRMIVSKTKEQREAALAELLPVQKEDFKGLFESMEGYAVTIRLLDPPLHEFVPHEDAAIKDVAESVGITEEELRKVIDDLEEFNPMMGHRGVRLAVTYPEIAEMQIKAIMLAAIEMVKEGKKVKPEIMIPLVGNVKEFTLLRNSAEEIIKNLLKEHQVDVEYKIGTMIEVPRATVTADQIGENADFFSFGTNDLTQLSLGFSRDDYGKYIGDYLEKGIYDSDPFQHIDRNGVGRLIKTAVDLGRGANPHIKLGVCGEHGGDPESVEFCHLVGLDYVSCSPYRVPVARLAAAQAAVEFRRGKKVNY; from the coding sequence ATGGCTAAGAAGTACGTTTATTCCTGGGGCGACGGTAAAGCCGAAGGAAGCGGAAAGTTAAAAGATTTACTCGGAGGTAAGGGTGCTAACCTCGCAGAAATGTCAAGATTAGGAGTACCAGTTCCTCCAGGTTTCACGATAACAACAGAGATGTGTAGATTTTACTGGGAAAATGGTCAAAAACTTCCTGAAATATTAAAAGAAGAAGCTGGAATAGCTTTAAAAAATTTAGAAAAATTGTCAGGTAAAAAATTTGGAGATGCAAATAATCCATTATTAGTATCAGTTAGATCAGGTGCCGCAATATCTATGCCTGGTATGATGGACACAATTTTAAACCTTGGTTTAAATGATGAAGTTGCAGATGGATTGGCTAAATTGACAAATAATCCAAGATTTGCATGGGATTCATATAGAAGATTTATGCAAATGTTGGGAGATGTTGCACTTGGAATTGAACATGAAAAATTTGAAGAAAAATTAAACGAAATAAAAGCTAAAAAGGGTGTAAAGAATGATCTCGATTTAGATTCTGATGATCTTCATGAAGTAGTTAAGTTATATAAAGAAGTTTACAGATCAGAAGGTAAAGAATTTCCACAAGAACCTGTAGAACAATTATGGGTTGCAGTAGAAGCTGTATTTGCTTCATGGAATAATAAAAGAGCAATTAAATATAGAGAGATAAATGGAATGGATAAAATGGGCCTTTTGGGAACAGCAGTAAATGTTCAAATGATGGCTTTTGGTAATATGGGTGAATCATCTGGTACAGGAGTTGCTTTCACAAGAAATCCTAATACTGGTGAAGATAAAACTTATGGAGAATTCTTATTGAATGCACAAGGAGAAGACGTTGTTGCTGGTATAAGAACACCTCAACCTTTAGATCAGTTAAAAGAAATAAATCCAGAAGTACATAAAGAATTAATAGATACAATGAATAGACTTGAAACAGTTTTCAAAGATATGCAAGATATAGAATTTACAATTGAAAATGGAAAACTTTATTTCTTACAAACAAGAAATGGTAAGAGAACAGCAGCTGCAGCAGTTAAAATAGCTGTTGATATGGTAAATGAAGGATTAATAACAAAAGGAACAGCAGTTACAAGAGTAAAACCTGCTGATATCGAAAAGTTATTACATCCAACATTTGATATTGAAGAATTAAATAAAGCAGAATATTTTGGAAAAGGTCTTCCAGCATCTCCAGGAGCAGCAACAGGTATGGCTGTTTTCAATGCTGATGATGCAGAAGCTAAAGCTAAAGAAGGTCTTCCTGTTATATTAATAAGACCAGAAACATCTCCAGAAGATATTGGGGGTATGGATGCAGCTGAAGCTATATTAACATCAACTGGTGGAATGACATCACATGCTGCTGTTGTTGCCAGAGGAATGGGTAAAACAGCTGTTGTTGGTGCAGAAAACATAGTTATAAATGATAAAGCAAAAACAGCTATTTCAAATGGTATAACTATAAAAGAAGGCGATTGGTTATCAATCGAAGGTACTGAAGGTAAAGTATTTGCTGGAAAAATTAAAACAATAAAACCAACAGGACTTGAAGGCGACATAAAAACATTATTAGATTTTGCAGATGAAGTTTCTGATCTTGGAGTAAGAGCTAATGCCGATATACCAAGAGATGCAAAAATAGCAAGAGAATTTGGTGCAAGAGGAATAGGTCTATGTAGAACAGAACATATGTTCTTCGAAGGCGATAGAATAAAGAAAATGAGAAGAATGATCGTATCTAAAACAAAAGAACAGAGAGAAGCAGCATTAGCAGAATTATTACCTGTTCAAAAAGAAGATTTCAAGGGATTGTTCGAATCAATGGAAGGTTATGCAGTAACAATCAGACTTCTTGACCCACCATTACATGAATTTGTTCCTCATGAAGATGCAGCAATTAAAGATGTTGCGGAAAGTGTTGGAATAACTGAAGAAGAATTGAGAAAAGTTATAGATGATTTAGAAGAATTCAACCCAATGATGGGACATAGAGGAGTTAGACTTGCTGTAACTTATCCAGAAATTGCAGAAATGCAGATAAAAGCTATAATGCTTGCGGCAATTGAAATGGTTAAAGAAGGCAAAAAAGTAAAACCAGAAATAATGATTCCTCTTGTTGGAAATGTAAAAGAATTTACATTATTGAGAAATTCAGCAGAAGAAATAATAAAAAATCTATTAAAAGAACATCAAGTAGATGTTGAATATAAAATAGGTACAATGATTGAAGTTCCAAGAGCTACAGTTACTGCAGATCAAATTGGAGAAAATGCAGATTTCTTTAGCTTTGGTACAAATGATTTAACACAGCTAAGTTTAGGATTCTCAAGAGATGACTATGGAAAATACATAGGAGATTATCTTGAAAAGGGAATATATGATTCCGATCCATTCCAACATATAGATAGAAATGGAGTTGGAAGATTGATAAAAACAGCTGTAGATTTAGGTAGAGGTGCAAATCCACATATTAAATTAGGTGTTTGTGGTGAACATGGTGGAGATCCAGAATCAGTAGAATTTTGTCATCTTGTTGGCCTCGATTATGTAAGTTGTTCTCCATATAGAGTTCCAGTAGCAAGACTTGCTGCTGCACAAGCTGCTGTTGAATTCAGAAGAGGAAAAAAGGTTAATTACTAA
- a CDS encoding sodium ion-translocating decarboxylase subunit beta: MELQEGLNLLSFFSNSGFAFLTWQHILMICLGSLIIYVAIVKHAEPLLLIPLGFGMIMANIPPEVTGILSAPENGQVGGLLWYIKQGMDLGIYPPLIFLGIGAITDFSYLIANPKLVLLGAAAQVGIFISFILAKTMGFSLAGAASISIIGGADGPTSIYLSTKFAPELLSVIAVAAYSYIALIPILQPVVSKLLTTKEERLIRMKRLRTVSKKEKIIFPIITTLVVTLIVPQALPLLGMLMLGNLLKESGVTSRLAEAASRFILDTVTILLMVSVGASATAEIFLTTQTLKIMLLGATAFIIALSSGILFAKLMNVFSKEKVNPLIGAAGVSAVPDSARVAQQVAQSEDPSNFILMHAMGPNVAGVIGSAVAAGVFISIIG; this comes from the coding sequence ATGGAGCTACAGGAAGGACTAAATTTACTGAGTTTTTTTTCTAACAGTGGATTTGCATTTTTAACTTGGCAACATATTTTGATGATATGTCTTGGTTCACTTATAATATATGTTGCTATAGTAAAACATGCAGAACCACTTTTGTTGATCCCTCTTGGATTTGGGATGATAATGGCAAATATCCCTCCAGAAGTTACAGGAATACTTTCTGCTCCAGAAAATGGACAGGTAGGCGGATTATTATGGTATATAAAACAAGGAATGGATTTGGGTATATATCCACCTTTAATTTTCTTGGGAATAGGAGCAATAACTGACTTTTCATATCTCATAGCAAATCCAAAATTGGTTCTTTTAGGTGCTGCGGCACAAGTTGGAATCTTTATATCTTTTATACTCGCAAAGACTATGGGATTTAGTCTTGCAGGGGCTGCATCAATTTCTATAATTGGTGGAGCAGATGGACCGACATCTATATATTTATCAACTAAGTTTGCACCAGAACTCTTATCCGTAATAGCTGTTGCGGCTTATTCTTATATAGCTTTAATTCCTATACTTCAACCAGTAGTTTCAAAACTCTTGACAACTAAAGAAGAAAGATTGATAAGGATGAAAAGATTAAGAACTGTAAGTAAAAAAGAGAAGATAATATTCCCTATAATTACTACATTAGTTGTAACTCTAATAGTTCCACAAGCTTTACCTCTTCTTGGAATGTTAATGCTTGGAAATTTACTTAAAGAATCTGGAGTTACCTCAAGATTAGCAGAAGCTGCTTCAAGATTTATCTTAGATACAGTTACCATATTGCTCATGGTTTCTGTTGGTGCATCGGCTACTGCTGAAATATTTTTAACAACTCAAACATTAAAAATAATGCTTTTAGGAGCTACGGCATTTATAATAGCTCTATCTTCAGGGATACTCTTTGCGAAATTAATGAATGTTTTTTCAAAAGAAAAAGTAAATCCATTGATAGGAGCAGCGGGTGTATCAGCTGTACCAGATTCAGCAAGAGTTGCTCAACAAGTCGCACAATCAGAAGATCCTTCTAATTTCATATTAATGCATGCAATGGGTCCAAATGTTGCAGGAGTAATAGGTTCAGCAGTTGCAGCAGGTGTCTTTATAAGTATAATAGGCTAA
- a CDS encoding ATP-binding protein: MPAKKSFEVNINRNYCKKCGLCYWICPTKTIVAGDFGRPEIPDHSKCIGCLQCERICPDFAINIVEKE, encoded by the coding sequence ATGCCAGCCAAAAAAAGTTTTGAAGTAAACATAAACAGGAACTATTGTAAAAAATGTGGTTTATGTTACTGGATATGCCCTACAAAGACAATAGTTGCTGGGGATTTTGGAAGACCAGAAATACCAGATCACAGCAAATGCATAGGTTGTTTACAATGTGAAAGAATTTGTCCTGATTTTGCTATAAACATTGTAGAAAAAGAATAA
- a CDS encoding 2-oxoacid:acceptor oxidoreductase subunit alpha, translated as MGKMYFMQGNEAAAKAAIKAGCKFFAGYPITPSTEVAETMARELPKVGGTFIQMEDEIASAAAIIGASLAGTKSMTATSGPGFSLMQEALGYGIMTETPCVFVDVMRGGPSTGMPTKPAQGDIMQVRWGTHGDHQIIVLYPSTVEEVFKYTTVAFNYAEKYRTPVILLMDEVLGHMRESVYLEYEDEYPENIERKKEEELSDDDLFHPFDVTEGVGVQPLVEMGKTRFHVSGLVHDETGFPVRNPDLSEKMIQHLDTKIRLYTEDISIYDEYMLHDAEIVVVAYGSTARSALRAVKMARADKIPVGLFKPITIWPIPTSRFKRIFKNAQAIIVPELNLGQYVHELSKLNKINRHIESLTKTNGELFTPEEILKSIVKTWIQITEM; from the coding sequence ATGGGTAAAATGTATTTCATGCAAGGAAATGAAGCAGCAGCAAAAGCAGCTATAAAAGCAGGTTGCAAATTCTTTGCAGGATATCCGATAACTCCATCTACAGAAGTAGCTGAAACTATGGCGAGAGAACTTCCAAAGGTTGGAGGAACATTTATACAGATGGAAGATGAAATAGCAAGTGCAGCAGCAATAATAGGAGCTTCTTTAGCAGGAACAAAATCTATGACTGCTACAAGTGGTCCTGGTTTTTCTCTTATGCAAGAAGCTTTAGGATATGGAATAATGACAGAAACACCATGTGTTTTTGTTGATGTAATGAGGGGTGGTCCGAGTACAGGTATGCCAACTAAACCTGCACAAGGTGATATCATGCAGGTTAGATGGGGAACTCATGGAGATCATCAGATAATAGTTTTATATCCATCTACAGTTGAAGAAGTTTTTAAATATACTACGGTTGCATTTAACTATGCTGAAAAATACAGAACTCCTGTAATTCTTTTGATGGATGAAGTTTTAGGTCATATGAGAGAAAGTGTTTATCTTGAATATGAAGATGAATATCCTGAAAACATAGAAAGAAAAAAAGAAGAAGAATTAAGTGATGATGATTTATTTCATCCATTTGATGTTACTGAAGGAGTTGGAGTACAACCATTAGTTGAAATGGGAAAAACAAGATTTCATGTTTCTGGACTTGTACATGATGAAACAGGTTTCCCTGTAAGAAATCCAGATCTATCTGAAAAAATGATACAACATTTGGACACAAAAATAAGATTATATACAGAAGATATTTCTATATATGATGAATATATGTTACATGATGCAGAAATAGTTGTTGTAGCTTATGGCTCAACTGCAAGAAGTGCTTTGAGAGCTGTAAAAATGGCCAGAGCAGATAAAATACCTGTAGGTCTTTTTAAACCAATAACGATATGGCCAATTCCAACTTCAAGGTTTAAAAGAATATTTAAAAATGCTCAAGCTATAATAGTTCCAGAATTAAATTTAGGACAGTATGTGCATGAACTTTCAAAATTAAATAAAATAAATAGACATATAGAATCTTTAACAAAGACTAATGGAGAACTCTTTACACCAGAAGAAATATTAAAATCAATTGTAAAGACTTGGATTCAAATAACTGAAATGTAA
- a CDS encoding GGDEF domain-containing protein — protein MFYDIKYEKYIKNINVDPGMIYFFYNLDKSFYYNFKIDIKIYKDPIDVPDNIYRFIKLTNSFKSIYLNEIIEVNNIEQQNLKIIGSAHSLDFEYEELMSDLPNLLVNLISKTKKLPASFIMDIMLKGNKLANILLNINKLIEKAYKPETEFEDLINSILKILTSDQGAGFDRAILFKKYNENYEVISAKKSMLYFFEYDKCKKANKIEMNILENKNDLELIEEDEKFLNKLKSIKISEKIIKKNDYIKNILIKNKSEKLPLSSMPLITINKLGIVGELAIMPIKLNEKIYGFIICDNKYSLNPISDEQIEIMEYLKKQSSMILENKIAINILKTEAEIDPLCKFRNRNSYEKYIEKLNITDEKSLGIVMIDIDNFKKINDTYGHSYGDEILIKFSDTVRKYIRKTDNIFRIGGDEFIIFLHNTEKEKIKEIIENILKDFKSENTFTFSAGGVIKKDENIYKYLEISDKNLYISKKNGKGILTFS, from the coding sequence ATGTTTTATGATATAAAATATGAAAAGTATATAAAAAATATTAATGTTGATCCTGGTATGATATATTTTTTTTATAATCTGGATAAAAGTTTTTATTATAATTTTAAAATTGACATAAAAATCTACAAAGATCCTATAGATGTTCCTGATAATATATATAGGTTTATAAAACTTACAAATTCATTTAAATCTATTTATTTAAATGAGATAATAGAGGTAAATAATATTGAACAACAAAATCTTAAAATAATAGGTAGTGCACACAGTTTAGATTTTGAATATGAAGAACTAATGTCAGATTTACCAAATTTATTGGTCAATTTGATATCAAAAACTAAAAAATTGCCAGCTTCATTTATAATGGATATAATGTTAAAAGGTAATAAACTTGCTAACATACTTTTGAATATAAACAAGTTGATAGAAAAAGCATATAAACCTGAAACAGAGTTTGAAGATCTTATAAATTCAATATTAAAAATTCTTACGAGTGATCAAGGTGCTGGTTTTGATAGAGCTATTTTATTCAAAAAATATAATGAAAATTATGAAGTGATCTCGGCAAAAAAATCGATGCTTTATTTTTTTGAATATGATAAATGTAAAAAAGCTAATAAAATAGAAATGAATATACTTGAAAATAAAAACGATCTAGAATTAATAGAAGAAGATGAAAAATTTCTAAACAAATTAAAAAGTATAAAAATATCAGAAAAAATAATCAAAAAAAATGACTATATAAAAAATATACTCATAAAAAACAAATCAGAAAAACTTCCATTGAGTTCTATGCCTTTGATAACAATAAATAAACTTGGAATAGTCGGAGAACTTGCAATAATGCCCATAAAATTGAATGAAAAAATATATGGATTCATAATATGTGATAATAAATATTCATTAAATCCAATATCTGATGAACAAATAGAAATAATGGAATATTTAAAAAAACAAAGCTCTATGATTTTAGAAAATAAAATAGCTATAAATATTTTAAAAACAGAAGCGGAGATAGATCCTTTATGTAAATTTCGAAATAGAAATAGCTATGAAAAATATATTGAAAAATTAAATATAACTGATGAAAAATCTCTTGGTATAGTTATGATTGACATAGATAATTTCAAAAAAATAAATGATACATATGGACATTCATATGGCGATGAAATATTGATAAAATTTTCAGATACAGTTAGAAAATATATAAGAAAAACAGATAATATATTTAGAATTGGTGGGGATGAATTCATAATATTTTTACATAATACAGAAAAAGAAAAGATAAAAGAAATAATAGAAAACATATTAAAAGATTTTAAATCTGAAAATACTTTTACTTTTTCAGCTGGCGGAGTTATAAAAAAAGATGAAAATATTTATAAATATCTTGAAATTTCAGATAAGAATCTTTACATATCTAAAAAAAATGGAAAAGGAATATTAACTTTTTCATAA
- a CDS encoding stage V sporulation protein S, producing the protein MEILKVSHSSAPNKVAGAIAGVLSKTDEVEIQAIGAGAVNQAVKAIAISRRFVESKGKILFVIPGFVEVEVGSETRTGIKFKVSSKQVEEIQE; encoded by the coding sequence ATGGAAATATTAAAAGTCAGTCATTCATCAGCCCCTAACAAAGTAGCTGGAGCTATTGCAGGAGTACTATCAAAGACTGATGAAGTCGAAATCCAGGCAATAGGTGCAGGTGCAGTTAATCAGGCTGTAAAAGCAATAGCAATATCGAGAAGATTTGTAGAATCTAAGGGGAAAATATTATTCGTAATTCCTGGATTCGTAGAAGTTGAGGTGGGCTCTGAAACAAGAACCGGTATAAAATTTAAAGTTTCATCAAAACAGGTTGAAGAAATTCAAGAATGA
- a CDS encoding DUF1385 domain-containing protein, with product MNKPKSVGGQAVIEGVMMKAINTVVAVKKTNGKVAVKRIKDKSWGIIEKIPFIRGFFVLLHAMITGMGALSYSAKMSGEEEEEFTKKDMIFSIILAFIVATFGFGVLPVIIAKPFNIQSEFWFAFFEGIVRGFLVIGYIAAIARMKDIKRVFEYHGAEHKSVYNYESNKDLKVENARVFTTLHPRCGTSFILITVFASIIVFSISGGLGFNTIWEKIISRIVLLPLVAGVAYEFQRLTAKIIDNPIGKILAYPGLMLQKITTNEPDDEQLKIALISLKFALDESFDGETEVELNHFEEAA from the coding sequence ATGAATAAACCAAAAAGTGTTGGAGGCCAGGCTGTAATAGAAGGAGTAATGATGAAAGCTATAAACACAGTAGTAGCCGTAAAAAAAACTAATGGTAAAGTGGCTGTAAAAAGAATAAAAGATAAATCATGGGGAATTATAGAAAAGATACCATTCATAAGAGGTTTTTTTGTGCTTTTACACGCGATGATAACTGGTATGGGGGCACTTTCTTATTCGGCAAAAATGTCAGGTGAAGAAGAAGAAGAATTTACAAAAAAAGATATGATATTTTCAATTATTCTTGCTTTTATAGTTGCAACATTTGGATTTGGAGTACTTCCTGTCATAATAGCAAAACCTTTTAATATACAATCTGAATTTTGGTTTGCTTTTTTTGAAGGTATAGTTAGAGGATTTCTAGTTATAGGTTATATTGCTGCAATAGCAAGAATGAAAGATATAAAAAGAGTTTTTGAATATCATGGTGCTGAACATAAAAGTGTTTATAATTATGAAAGTAACAAAGATTTGAAAGTAGAGAATGCAAGAGTTTTTACAACACTTCATCCAAGATGTGGAACAAGTTTTATATTGATAACAGTATTTGCTTCAATAATAGTATTTTCTATTTCAGGAGGTCTTGGATTCAACACTATATGGGAAAAAATTATTTCAAGAATAGTTTTGTTACCTCTTGTTGCTGGAGTAGCTTATGAGTTTCAAAGATTGACAGCTAAAATAATAGATAATCCTATAGGTAAAATTTTGGCATATCCTGGATTAATGCTTCAAAAAATAACTACTAATGAACCAGATGATGAACAATTAAAAATAGCTTTAATATCGTTAAAATTTGCTTTAGATGAAAGTTTTGATGGTGAAACTGAAGTTGAATTAAACCATTTTGAGGAAGCCGCTTAA